A single region of the Ctenopharyngodon idella isolate HZGC_01 chromosome 21, HZGC01, whole genome shotgun sequence genome encodes:
- the LOC127503435 gene encoding gastrula zinc finger protein XlCGF8.2DB-like isoform X1 produces the protein MEIKEEPCRIKDEDTEEQIDPMKVNEDKQHNFTNEDGKLTHKNEDKQNLFQKSNYFKNEDGNAVISKTEENFTQKQAGKSGLKGFFTCSDCGMFYLHKSDLKKHMESHTGENLFTCTQCGKSYTHKKNLNEHIRIHTGERPYTCTQCGKSFIRKGTLNNHKRIHTGEKPFTCSQCGKSFRHKKNLNVHMRIHTGEKPFTCTQCGKSFKRKSSLNDHLRRHSGVKSFSCDQCDKTFVVETNLKRHLNIHTGVKLHFCSFCGKSFSLLKYLKVHERIHNDVRPHVCFDCGKSFTTQTQLKTHLRSHTGEKPYKCSHCGKSFARSGDMRDHERVHTGEKPHQCSSCGKSYNKLFFLRTHEKKHCLKLSKRRSSKQEELLQEKLLTYYCKDGV, from the exons AcccaatgaaagtgaatgaagacaaacagcataatttcacaaatgaAGATGGAAAACTGACAcataaaaatgaagacaaacaAAATCTGTTTCAAAAatcaaattatttcaaaaatgaagatGGAAATGCAGTCATTTCAAAGACTGAAGagaatttcacacaaaaacaagcTGGAAAATCTGGACTCAAAGGATTTTTCACCTGCTCAGACTGTGGAATGTTTTACTTGCACAAATCAGACCTTAAGAAACACATGGAATCTCACACTGGAGAAAATCTGTtcacatgcactcagtgtggaaagagttacacacataaaaaaaacctaaatgagcacataagaattcacactggagaaagaccttatacatgcactcagtgtggaaagagtttcatacGTAAAGGAACCTTAAATAACCACaagagaattcacactggagaaaaaccgttCACCTGctctcaatgtggaaagagtttcagacataaaaaaaacctaaatgtgcacatgagaattcacactggagaaaaaccgttcacgtgcactcagtgtggaaagagtttcaagcGCAAAAGCTCTCTCAATGATCATCTGCGCCGTCACTCCGGAGTGAAGTCGTTCAGCTGTGATCAGTGTGATAAAACATTTGTGGTGGAAACAAACTTAAAAAGACACCTTAACATTCATACTGGTGTGAAGTTGcacttttgttctttttgtggaaagagtttttcactaCTGAAGTATTTAAAAGTCCATGAGCGTATTCATAATGATGTGAGACCTCATGTGTGCTttgactgtgggaagagcttcacTACACAAACACAGTTAAAAACACACCTGAGAAGTCATACCGGAGAGAAACCGTACAAGTGCTCacactgtggaaagagttttgctCGGTCAGGAGACATGAGAGATCATGagagagttcatactggagagaagccgcacCAGTGCTCTTCATGTGGGAAGAGTtacaacaaattattttttctaCGGACTCATGAGAAAAAGCATTGCCTGAAGTTGTCCAA GAGAAGAAGCAGCAAGCAGGAGGAATTACTGCAGGAGAAACTACTGACATACTATTGTAAAGATGGAGTTTGA
- the LOC127503428 gene encoding LOW QUALITY PROTEIN: zinc finger protein 664-like (The sequence of the model RefSeq protein was modified relative to this genomic sequence to represent the inferred CDS: substituted 1 base at 1 genomic stop codon), translating to MEIKEEPCRIKDEDTEEQIENEDGETVVSQTKKNFIQKQAGKTGVKSSFTCSECGKSYTQKGHLNIHMRIHTGEKPFTCSQCGKCFIHKGYLNEHMRIHTGERPFTCSQCGKSFAQKSVLNNHLRTHSGVRSFSCDQCDKTFVVESSLKRHLIVHMGVKPHVCTFCGKSFTHLKSLKVHESIHTGVRPYMCFDCGKTFATLAKLKSHQRIHTGEKPYKCSHCGKSFTQSGDMKYHERVHTGEKLHQCSSCGKSFTRSSHLRTHEKIHTGVKPYMCFDCGKTFTTANDLKTHQRVHTGEKPYKCSHCGKSFSHSSSLKTHDRVHTGEKPHQCSSCGRSFANLEELIVHQRIHTGVKPYVCSDCGKSFTTSSYLKTHQXVHTGEKPYKCSHCGKSFTQSGNLKDHERIHTGEKPYKCSHCGRSFARSGNLKDHERVHTGEKPHQCSSCGKSFTQSSSLQSHKKKHCLKLCK from the exons ATGGAGATTAAGGAAGAACCCTGCAGAATAAAAGATGAAGATACAGAGGAACAAATAG aaaatgaagATGGAGAAACAGTTGTTTCACAGACTAAAAAGAATTTCATACAGAAACAAGCTGGGAAAACTGGAGTCAAAAGCTCTTTCACCTGCtctgagtgtggaaagagttacaCACAGAAAGGACACCTAAACatacacatgagaattcacactggagaaaaaccatttacttgctctcagtgtggaaagtgtTTCATACATAAAGGATACCTAAATGAACACATgaggattcacactggagaaagacCGTTTACATGctctcaatgtggaaagagtttcgcTCAGAAAAGCGTTCTCAACAATCATCTGCGCACTCACTCTGGAGTGAGATCATTCAGCTGTGATCAGTGTGATAAAACATTTGTTGTGGAATCAAGCTTAAAAAGACACCTTATAGTTCATATGGGTGTGAAGCCTCACGTTTGTACTTTTTGTGGAAAGTCTTTTACACATCTTAAGTCTTTAAAAGTGCATGAGAGCATTCATACTGGTGTGAGACCTTATATGTGCTTTGACTGTGGGAAGACCTTCGCTACATTAGCCAAATTAAAATCACACCAGAGAATTCATACCGGAGAGAAACCGTACAAGTGCTCACactgtgggaagagtttcactcaGTCAGGAGACATGAAATATCATGagagagttcatactggagagaagctgcACCAGTGCTCTtcatgtgggaagagtttcacccGATCATCTCATCTACGGACTCATGAGAAAA TTCATACAGGTGTGAAACCTTATATGTGCTTTGACTGTGGGAAGACTTTTACTACAGCCAACGACTTAAAAACACACCagagagttcatactggagagaaaccgtacaaGTGCTCacactgtggaaagagtttctctCACTCTTCATCCTTGAAAACGCATGAcagagttcatactggagagaagccgcacCAGTGCTCTTCGTGTGGGAGGAGTTTTGCCAATTTAG AGGAATTAATAG TGCACCAGCGTATTCATACAGGTGTGAAACCTTATGTGTGCTCTGACTGTGGAAAGAGCTTTACTACATCCAGCTACTTAAAAACACACCAgtgagttcatactggagagaaaccgtacaaGTGCTCacactgtggaaagagtttcactcagTCAGGAAACCTGAAAGATCATgagagaattcacactggagagaaaccgtacaaGTGCTCACACTGTGGAAGGAGTTTCGCTCGGTCAGGAAACCTGAAAGATCATGagagagttcatactggagagaagccgcacCAGTGCTCTtcatgtgggaagagtttcacccAATCGTCTTCTCTACAGTCTCATAAGAAAAAGCATTGCCTGAAGTTGTGTAAGTGA
- the LOC127503445 gene encoding gastrula zinc finger protein XlCGF7.1-like — MEFEEEPFRIKDEDTEEQRDPMEVNEDKQHHFKNEDGNIISQTEKNLTQKITGEKDSLTCSECGKRLTHISNLKRHMKFHTGEKPYTCTQCGKSFVLKAHLTRHLRVHTGEKPFTCTQCGKSFTHKSSLNAHLRSHSGVRSFSCDLCDKTFVFDQNLREHLKLHAGLKPHVCSFCGKSFSLLKSLQVHQTIHTGVRPYICFDCGKSFSTLSNFKRHQRIHTGEKPYQCSHCGKSFSHSSSLKAHESVHTGEKPHQCSSCGKSFTCSSNLLTHKKKRCCLSERKLFETMPASVH, encoded by the exons ATGGAGTTTGAGGAAGAACCCTTCAGAATAAAagatgaagatactgaggaacaaagag ACCCGATGGAAGTGAATGAAGACAAACAGCATCATTTCAAAAATGAAGATGGAAACATCATTTCACAGACTGAAAAGAATTTGACACAGAAAATTACTGGTGAAAAAGATTCTTTGACCTGCTCTGAGTGTGGAAAGAGGTTAACACACATATCAAACCTAAAGAGGCACATGAAatttcacactggagagaagccttatacatgcactcagtgtggaaagagtttcgtTCTGAAAGCACACTTGACTAGGCACCTacgagttcacactggagaaaaaccgttcacctgcactcagtgtggaaagagtttcactcacAAAAGCTCTCTCAACGCTCATCTGCGTTCACACTCTGGAGTGAGATCATTCAGCTGTGATCTGTGCgacaaaacatttgtttttgacCAAAACTTAAGAGAACACCTTAAACTTCATGCTGGTTTGAAGCCTCATGTTTGTTCTttttgtggaaagagtttttcactgCTGAAAAGTTTACAAGTTCACCAGACCATTCACACTGGTGTGAGACCTTATATTTGCTTcgactgtgggaagagctttagTACACTGAGCAACTTTAAAAGACACcagagaattcatactggagagaaaccgtaccAGTGCTCacactgtggaaagagtttctctCATTCATCATCCTTGAAAGCTCACGAGAgtgttcacactggagagaaaccgcaCCAGTGCTCTtcatgtgggaagagtttcacctGCTCCTCTAATCTACTGACTCATAAGAAAAAGCGCTGTTGTCTAAGTGAGCGAAAGCTCTTTGAAACAATGCCGGCGTCAGTCCATTAA
- the LOC127503450 gene encoding oocyte zinc finger protein XlCOF15-like, whose translation MRIHTGERPYTCTQCGNSFIYKGQLNDHMRVHTGEKPFTCSQCGKSFRCKNFLEDHLRIHSGVRSFSCDQCDKTFVFPSCLRRHLKVHAAVKPHICSFCGKSFTLQHTLKVHESIHTGVRPYTCFDCGKSCSTLGNLKTHQRVHTGEKPYQCSHCGKSFTHSGNLKTHERIHTGEKHQCSLCGKSFTHLTNLHVHKKKHCPKLSK comes from the coding sequence atgagaattcacactggagagaggccttatacatgcactcagtgtgggaACAGTTTCATTTACAAAGGACAACTAAATgatcacatgagagttcacactggagaaaaaccgttCACATGctctcaatgtggaaagagtttcaggtGCAAAAACTTCCTCGAAGATCATCTGCGCATTCACTCTGGAGTGAGATCATTCAGCTGTGATCAGTGTgacaaaacttttgtttttccatcatGCTTAAGAAGACACCTGAAAGTTCATGCTGCTGTGAAGCCTCACATTTGTTCTttttgtggaaagagttttacactaCAGCATACTTTAAAAGTGCATGAGAGTATTCATACTGGTGTGAGACCTTATACGTGCTttgactgtgggaagagctGTAGTACATTGGGCAACTTAAAAACACACCagagagttcatactggagagaaaccgtaccAGTGCTCacactgtggaaagagtttcactcatTCAGGAAacctgaaaacacatgagagaattcatactggagagaagcatCAGTGCTCTttatgtgggaagagtttcactcaCTTAACTAATTTACATGTTCATAAGAAAAAGCATTGCCCAAAGCTGTCTAAGTGA